Proteins encoded within one genomic window of Halorussus salilacus:
- the hutH gene encoding histidine ammonia-lyase, with the protein MAEPVRADGETLTPEDVARVARENAPVEIPEESREKVRVARERVEEVVESGDPVYGVNTGFGELVDQRIPQDDIERLQLNLVRSHAAGAGRELDREEVRALLLGRLNALVKGYSGVREVVVDHLATMLNEGIHPVVKSRGSLGASGDLAPLAHLALVLVGEGEAKVDGERMDGADALATADLGPLTLRAKEGIALINGTQLTVGLAALAVVDAERAVRAADVAGALTTEVTMGTTAAADDSIAGVRPHPGHAESARNVKRLTADSEVVESHRNCDRVQDAYSIRCLPQVHGAVRDAARHLREAVEIELNSATDNPLIFDADETDPRASGTENAAVLSGGNFHGDPLAMPLDYLTNAMTELAAISERRVDRMVNPNVQEDHLPPFLTEGSGLRSGYMIAQYTAAALLNENRATGRPSMDNTPVSGNQEDHVSMSAQSAFDARAAVENATTVVGIELLCGAQAAEFLPDDLDHGVGTAAAYEAVREVVAPLVEDRPVHEDVERADALVASGLLEERVEDALFESLE; encoded by the coding sequence GTGGCTGAACCGGTTCGGGCCGACGGCGAGACCCTCACCCCCGAGGACGTGGCGCGCGTCGCCCGCGAGAACGCCCCGGTCGAGATTCCCGAGGAGTCCCGCGAGAAGGTCCGGGTCGCCCGCGAGCGCGTCGAGGAGGTCGTCGAGAGCGGCGACCCAGTGTACGGAGTCAACACGGGCTTCGGCGAGCTCGTCGACCAGCGCATCCCGCAGGACGACATCGAGCGACTCCAGCTGAATCTGGTCCGGAGCCACGCCGCGGGCGCGGGCCGGGAACTCGACCGCGAGGAGGTCCGTGCGCTCCTGCTCGGCCGACTCAACGCGCTCGTGAAGGGCTACTCCGGCGTCCGCGAGGTGGTCGTCGACCACCTCGCGACCATGCTCAACGAGGGAATCCACCCGGTCGTGAAGTCCCGCGGGAGCCTCGGCGCGAGCGGCGACCTCGCGCCGCTCGCGCACCTCGCGCTCGTGCTCGTGGGTGAGGGCGAGGCGAAGGTAGACGGCGAGCGGATGGACGGCGCGGACGCGCTCGCGACAGCCGACCTCGGACCCCTGACGCTACGGGCGAAGGAGGGCATCGCGCTCATCAACGGCACCCAGTTGACGGTCGGCCTCGCAGCGCTGGCGGTGGTCGACGCCGAGCGCGCGGTCCGGGCCGCCGACGTGGCCGGGGCGCTCACGACCGAGGTGACGATGGGGACCACCGCCGCCGCCGACGACTCCATCGCCGGGGTTCGGCCCCATCCGGGCCACGCCGAGAGCGCGCGCAACGTCAAGCGCCTCACCGCCGATTCGGAGGTGGTCGAGTCCCACCGCAACTGCGACCGGGTGCAGGACGCCTACTCGATTCGCTGCCTGCCGCAGGTCCACGGCGCGGTCCGGGACGCGGCCCGCCACCTGCGTGAGGCGGTCGAAATCGAACTCAACAGCGCGACCGACAACCCCCTCATCTTCGACGCCGACGAGACCGACCCCCGGGCGTCGGGCACCGAGAACGCCGCCGTCCTCTCGGGCGGCAACTTCCACGGCGACCCCCTCGCCATGCCGCTCGACTACCTGACGAACGCGATGACCGAACTCGCCGCCATCTCCGAGCGCCGGGTCGACCGGATGGTGAACCCGAACGTCCAGGAGGACCACCTCCCGCCGTTTCTCACCGAGGGCAGCGGCCTGCGCTCGGGGTACATGATAGCCCAGTACACCGCGGCGGCGCTCCTCAACGAGAACCGCGCGACCGGACGGCCCTCGATGGACAACACGCCGGTCAGCGGGAATCAGGAGGACCACGTCAGCATGAGCGCCCAGAGCGCGTTCGACGCCCGCGCGGCGGTCGAGAACGCGACCACGGTGGTGGGAATCGAACTCCTCTGTGGCGCGCAGGCCGCGGAGTTCCTCCCCGACGACCTCGACCACGGCGTCGGCACCGCCGCGGCCTACGAGGCGGTCCGCGAGGTCGTGGCTCCGCTGGTCGAGGACCGACCCGTCCACGAGGACGTAGAGCGCGCCGACGCGCTGGTGGCGTCGGGCCTGCTCGAAGAGCGCGTCGAGGACGCGCTCTTCGAGTCGCTCGAATAG
- the hutI gene encoding imidazolonepropionase yields the protein MTLTAVVHDAAEVVTVHEDGELGVYEEAAVAIEDGEVARVGSTGPVTREFPPENAAHAVDASGKSVIPGFVDPHTHALFAGDRSDEFEAKLRGKTYQEILAEGGGILRTVRATREAGDEQLLANLLGHLDTMLAHGTTTVEVKSGYGLDTETELRMLSVIDRANDRHPVDVVPTFMGAHAVPEGRDADDYVDEVVDEQIPEVASQGIARFCDVFCEEGVFDVEQSRQVLEAGTAAGMTPKVHAEELAHIGGTKLAAEVGAASADHLLHSTEEDIDALVEADVVPVLLPGTAFGLGAAYADARTFIDAGADVAIATDFNPNCYSQSVGFAASLSCVEMGMTPAEALVAATTNAADALDLPDDHGTLREGAPADLAVLDAPTHVHVPYNFGVNAVDAVLKDGEVVHRG from the coding sequence GTGACCCTGACGGCAGTCGTCCACGACGCCGCGGAGGTCGTCACGGTACACGAAGACGGCGAACTCGGCGTCTACGAGGAGGCCGCCGTGGCAATCGAGGACGGCGAGGTCGCGCGAGTCGGCTCGACCGGCCCGGTCACCCGGGAGTTCCCGCCGGAGAACGCGGCTCACGCGGTCGACGCCTCGGGCAAGTCGGTGATTCCCGGGTTCGTTGACCCCCACACCCACGCCCTGTTCGCGGGCGACCGCTCCGACGAGTTCGAGGCGAAGTTGCGGGGCAAGACGTATCAGGAGATTCTGGCGGAGGGCGGGGGCATCCTCCGGACGGTCCGGGCGACCCGCGAGGCCGGGGACGAGCAACTGCTCGCGAACCTGCTCGGTCACCTCGACACGATGCTCGCCCACGGGACCACCACGGTCGAGGTCAAATCGGGCTACGGACTCGACACCGAGACCGAACTCCGGATGCTTTCGGTCATCGACCGCGCGAACGACCGCCACCCCGTGGACGTGGTTCCGACGTTCATGGGTGCCCACGCGGTCCCCGAGGGCCGAGACGCCGACGACTACGTCGACGAGGTCGTCGACGAGCAGATTCCGGAAGTCGCCTCGCAGGGCATCGCCCGGTTCTGCGACGTGTTCTGCGAGGAGGGCGTCTTCGACGTCGAGCAGTCCCGTCAGGTGCTGGAGGCCGGGACGGCCGCGGGGATGACGCCGAAGGTCCACGCCGAGGAGCTCGCCCACATCGGCGGGACGAAGCTCGCCGCGGAGGTCGGCGCCGCGAGCGCCGACCACCTGCTCCACTCGACCGAGGAGGACATCGATGCGCTCGTGGAGGCCGACGTGGTCCCGGTCCTGCTCCCCGGCACCGCCTTCGGCCTCGGGGCGGCCTACGCCGACGCTCGAACGTTCATCGACGCGGGCGCCGACGTGGCGATAGCGACCGACTTCAACCCCAACTGCTACTCCCAGAGCGTGGGCTTTGCCGCCTCGCTGTCCTGCGTCGAGATGGGGATGACCCCCGCCGAGGCGCTGGTGGCCGCGACGACCAACGCCGCCGACGCCCTCGACCTCCCCGACGACCACGGGACGCTCCGAGAGGGCGCGCCCGCCGACCTCGCGGTGCTGGACGCGCCGACCCACGTCCACGTCCCGTACAACTTCGGCGTGAACGCGGTCGATGCGGTGCTGAAAGACGGGGAGGTGGTCCACCGTGGCTGA
- the hutG gene encoding formimidoylglutamase yields MTGLEPTFDWMGTSSDSNDEQFGHVVELASIDDADRFDAVLVGEPFDRAVIGRKGAAEGPSALRGRLAGAKTHHFDAGPVGSVADLGDVTFGDSEPESVMDLQERVWTIAARVHDADAFPVFLGGDNSMTYPNAAPLLDEGTLGVVNFDAHLDVREVRDDPTSGTPYRQLYEAGLDAYACVGARHFETSTAYADYVAERGGEVVTAEEVGDDGVEAADRALDAMGDVDRVYVSVDLDVLDASAAPGVSAPTPGGITTRELFRMVRLLGSEDRLAGFEVVECAPPLESGTANLTATAGARAVAHLLSARAAGGGRA; encoded by the coding sequence ATGACCGGACTGGAACCAACTTTCGACTGGATGGGCACCTCAAGCGACTCCAACGACGAGCAGTTCGGCCATGTGGTCGAACTCGCGAGCATCGACGACGCCGACCGCTTCGACGCCGTGCTGGTCGGGGAACCGTTCGACAGGGCGGTCATCGGCCGGAAGGGGGCCGCCGAGGGGCCGTCCGCGCTCCGCGGGCGACTCGCGGGCGCGAAGACCCACCACTTCGACGCCGGACCCGTGGGGTCGGTCGCCGACCTCGGCGACGTGACCTTCGGTGATTCCGAGCCCGAGTCGGTGATGGACCTCCAAGAGCGCGTCTGGACCATCGCGGCGCGGGTCCACGATGCGGACGCCTTCCCCGTGTTCCTCGGAGGCGACAACTCGATGACCTACCCGAACGCCGCGCCCCTCCTCGACGAGGGAACGCTCGGCGTCGTCAACTTCGACGCCCACCTCGACGTGCGCGAAGTACGGGACGACCCCACGAGCGGGACGCCCTACCGCCAGCTCTACGAGGCGGGGCTGGACGCCTACGCCTGCGTCGGCGCGCGCCACTTCGAGACCTCCACCGCGTACGCCGACTACGTCGCCGAGCGGGGCGGCGAGGTCGTCACTGCCGAGGAGGTCGGCGACGACGGGGTCGAGGCCGCCGACCGCGCGCTCGACGCGATGGGCGACGTGGACCGAGTCTACGTCAGCGTCGATCTGGACGTGCTCGACGCATCGGCCGCGCCCGGCGTGAGCGCCCCGACGCCCGGCGGCATCACGACGCGAGAGCTGTTCCGGATGGTGCGCCTGCTCGGGAGCGAGGACCGACTCGCGGGCTTCGAGGTCGTCGAGTGCGCGCCGCCGCTCGAATCCGGGACCGCGAATCTGACCGCGACCGCCGGGGCGCGCGCGGTCGCCCACCTCCTGAGCGCGCGGGCCGCGGGAGGTGGTCGCGCGTGA
- the hutU gene encoding urocanate hydratase, with product MSDSPQTEIDADDADARAGAGVGEPSDQWREYRGAPTGTDIECEGWRQEAALRMLNNNLDPEVAEKPEELVVYGGTGRAARSWDAYDAILAELRDLDDDETLLVQSGKPVGRFTTHERAPRVLIANSNLVGKWDDWEHFHELEARGLIMYGQMTAGSWAYIGTQGIIQGTYETLAELASQHYDGDLEGRIVVTGGLGGMGGAQPLAVTMNKGVCIAAEVDEDRIDRRIETGYCQEKTDDVEEAIERAQEAAEEGEPYSVGVHVNAADMLEGMLDRGFVPDVITDQTSAHDELEGYYPSGYTVAEADRLREEDPETYVEESLDTMERHVQAILDMQEEGAVAFEYGNNIRGQVNEHRNKRDAFDYPGFVPAYIRPLFCRGKGPFRWAALSGEESDIHRTDEAVKELFPEKQGLHRWIDLAQEQVEFQGLPSRVCWLGYQTDSEDGLTERAKFALRINELVAEGEISAPIVVTRDHLDAGSVASPNRETEAMKDGSDAVADWPILNALLNCAAGADIVSVHDGGGVGIGNALHANNHVVLDGSDLAAEKARRVFTTDPGMGVIRHADAGYDEAIAEAEDSNVSVPMRDRADE from the coding sequence ATGAGCGATAGCCCACAGACCGAAATCGACGCCGACGACGCCGACGCCCGCGCTGGCGCGGGCGTCGGCGAGCCGAGCGACCAGTGGCGCGAGTACCGGGGCGCACCCACCGGCACCGACATCGAGTGCGAGGGATGGCGCCAAGAGGCCGCGCTCCGCATGCTGAACAACAATCTCGACCCGGAGGTCGCCGAGAAGCCCGAGGAACTGGTGGTGTACGGCGGTACCGGCCGGGCCGCGCGGTCGTGGGACGCCTACGACGCCATCCTCGCGGAATTGCGAGACCTCGACGACGACGAGACCCTGCTCGTCCAGTCGGGCAAGCCCGTCGGTCGGTTCACGACCCACGAGAGAGCGCCGCGGGTCCTCATCGCCAACTCCAACCTCGTCGGCAAGTGGGACGACTGGGAGCACTTCCACGAACTCGAAGCGAGGGGCCTCATCATGTACGGCCAGATGACCGCGGGGTCGTGGGCGTACATCGGCACGCAGGGCATCATCCAGGGGACCTACGAGACGCTCGCGGAACTCGCGAGCCAGCACTACGACGGCGACCTCGAAGGGCGCATCGTCGTCACGGGCGGTCTCGGCGGGATGGGCGGTGCCCAACCCCTCGCGGTCACGATGAACAAGGGCGTCTGCATCGCCGCGGAGGTCGACGAGGACCGCATCGACCGCCGCATCGAGACGGGGTACTGTCAGGAGAAGACCGACGACGTAGAGGAGGCCATCGAGAGGGCTCAGGAGGCCGCCGAGGAGGGCGAGCCCTACTCCGTCGGCGTCCACGTCAACGCCGCCGACATGCTGGAGGGGATGCTCGACCGGGGGTTCGTGCCCGATGTGATCACCGACCAGACCAGCGCCCACGACGAACTGGAGGGCTACTACCCCTCGGGGTACACCGTGGCGGAGGCCGACCGACTCCGCGAGGAGGACCCCGAGACCTACGTCGAGGAGAGTCTGGACACGATGGAACGCCACGTACAGGCCATCCTCGACATGCAGGAGGAGGGCGCGGTGGCCTTCGAGTACGGCAACAACATCCGCGGGCAGGTGAACGAGCATCGGAACAAGCGGGACGCCTTCGACTACCCCGGATTCGTCCCGGCGTACATCCGACCCCTCTTCTGCCGGGGGAAGGGTCCCTTCCGGTGGGCCGCGCTCTCGGGCGAGGAGAGCGACATCCACCGGACCGACGAGGCCGTCAAGGAGTTGTTCCCCGAGAAGCAAGGACTCCACCGGTGGATAGACCTCGCCCAAGAGCAGGTCGAGTTCCAGGGGCTTCCCTCGCGGGTGTGCTGGCTCGGCTATCAAACCGATTCGGAAGACGGCCTCACCGAGCGCGCGAAGTTCGCCCTGCGCATCAACGAACTCGTCGCCGAGGGCGAGATTTCCGCGCCCATCGTCGTCACGCGCGACCACCTCGACGCGGGGAGCGTCGCCAGCCCCAACCGCGAGACCGAGGCGATGAAGGACGGGTCGGACGCGGTCGCCGACTGGCCCATCCTGAACGCCCTGCTCAACTGCGCGGCCGGGGCCGACATCGTGAGCGTCCACGACGGCGGCGGGGTGGGCATCGGCAACGCGCTTCACGCCAACAACCACGTCGTGCTCGACGGGTCGGACCTCGCGGCCGAGAAGGCCCGGCGGGTGTTCACCACCGACCCCGGGATGGGCGTGATTCGCCACGCCGACGCGGGCTACGACGAGGCGATAGCCGAGGCCGAGGACTCGAACGTCTCGGTGCCGATGCGGGACAGGGCCGACGAATGA
- a CDS encoding helix-turn-helix domain-containing protein, whose translation MHEAVLGIEQPGAYADATAGTDTTVELWCNDHCDLLHVGGAGGTAVVEHVEEAVGVRERLVEGDERLLITDACLKERADDNIEPMLAAHDCLLVPPLRYSRGAKWCRVLALDPASLTGFYRDVAAEYSVTVESKREVESVAADRPLLTLDSALPDLSARQREVLLAAAEAGYYRIPRGVTTAELAAEVGVERRTLEEHLRRAENKLVASLAEYL comes from the coding sequence ATGCACGAGGCCGTCCTCGGAATCGAGCAACCCGGCGCGTACGCCGACGCGACCGCGGGCACCGACACCACCGTCGAACTCTGGTGCAACGACCACTGCGACCTCCTCCACGTCGGCGGTGCGGGCGGGACGGCGGTCGTCGAACACGTCGAGGAGGCGGTCGGCGTGCGCGAGCGACTCGTCGAGGGCGACGAGCGCCTGCTCATCACCGACGCCTGCCTCAAGGAGCGGGCCGACGACAACATCGAACCGATGCTCGCGGCCCACGACTGCCTGCTCGTGCCGCCGCTCCGGTACTCGCGGGGCGCGAAGTGGTGCCGGGTGCTGGCGCTCGACCCCGCGAGCCTCACCGGGTTCTATCGGGACGTGGCCGCCGAGTACTCGGTCACCGTCGAGTCAAAGCGCGAGGTCGAATCGGTCGCGGCCGACCGACCGCTCCTGACGCTCGACTCGGCACTCCCGGACCTCTCGGCCCGCCAGCGCGAGGTCCTGCTGGCGGCGGCCGAGGCGGGCTACTACCGCATCCCCCGCGGGGTGACGACCGCCGAACTCGCCGCCGAGGTCGGCGTCGAGCGCCGGACCCTCGAAGAGCACCTCCGGCGCGCGGAGAACAAGCTGGTCGCGTCGCTCGCGGAGTACCTCTAG
- a CDS encoding mechanosensitive ion channel family protein produces MAGLSAAVAGLSVTVVSVGVTVVSVGVTAVSVGVTVVSVALGVGVTEIPAGRYVDLAWSVAEFLVAFGAAYAVGRWGVEPLAERTLDAWRVDRTAANALLKILHVAVLVAALRVALDVADYGYLLSLPPTVVAALTVAVGFASRDIASNLVGGVFIVTDPEFNIGDWIRWNDREGVIEDISFRVTRVRTFDNELLTVPNSQLATSAVVNAVAKSPRRVSHTLHVDADADLGRVASVLVTEAEGHEEILERPTPTARVVELDDGRAGMQARFWIDSPSRETFVTVKSEYLGRVSRRLASEGIDLPREQN; encoded by the coding sequence GTGGCGGGCCTCAGTGCGGCGGTGGCGGGCCTCAGCGTGACGGTGGTGAGCGTCGGCGTGACGGTGGTGAGCGTCGGCGTGACGGCGGTGAGCGTCGGCGTGACGGTGGTGAGCGTGGCTCTCGGGGTGGGCGTCACCGAGATACCCGCGGGGAGGTACGTCGACCTCGCGTGGAGCGTCGCGGAGTTCCTCGTGGCGTTCGGGGCGGCCTACGCGGTCGGGCGGTGGGGAGTCGAACCGCTGGCAGAGCGGACGCTCGACGCGTGGCGCGTCGACCGGACCGCCGCGAACGCCCTGCTGAAGATACTCCACGTCGCGGTGCTGGTCGCCGCGCTCCGGGTGGCGCTCGACGTGGCCGACTACGGCTACCTGCTGTCTCTTCCCCCGACCGTGGTGGCCGCGCTGACGGTCGCGGTCGGGTTCGCGAGCCGGGACATCGCCTCGAACCTCGTCGGCGGGGTGTTCATCGTGACCGACCCGGAGTTCAACATCGGCGACTGGATCCGGTGGAACGACCGAGAGGGCGTCATCGAGGACATCAGCTTCCGGGTCACCCGGGTCCGGACCTTCGACAACGAACTCCTGACGGTGCCCAACTCCCAGCTCGCGACCTCCGCGGTCGTCAACGCGGTCGCCAAGTCCCCCCGGCGGGTCTCTCACACCCTCCACGTCGACGCCGACGCCGACCTCGGCCGGGTCGCCTCCGTCCTCGTCACCGAGGCCGAGGGCCACGAGGAGATACTCGAACGCCCGACGCCGACCGCGCGAGTGGTGGAACTGGACGACGGTCGGGCGGGGATGCAGGCGCGGTTCTGGATAGACAGCCCCTCCCGCGAGACGTTCGTGACCGTCAAGTCCGAGTACCTCGGCCGTGTGAGCAGGCGGCTCGCGTCGGAGGGCATCGACCTGCCGCGCGAGCAGAACTAG
- a CDS encoding cytochrome d ubiquinol oxidase subunit II, with amino-acid sequence MIDLPVSFGTLWFGIVFAFLGVFLFLDGWDFGVGAIFATREDPREREQCLAAIGPFWDGNEVWLVVFGGALFAAFPPVYAALFSRHYLLLFGVLGALILRGLAPEMYEQRHDEAWHRWWGRAFVVGSVGAPLLLGIFVGNWLVGATGLALTSVVVGLAVVALTVVSGAAFLALKVRGPLREEMAHYGTRAVVAYLALVVVALAGLWTRPAFRAELLTGPALALVAVSVVLAGGYAVAIRRDRRYAALAASGGLTGALVALVAWLRYPVVDPVAGLTVESAIIGSPAVELLTVGAAILIPLVVTYFAVLYSAFSGPIDAEEAY; translated from the coding sequence ATGATTGATCTGCCCGTCTCGTTCGGGACCCTCTGGTTCGGTATCGTGTTCGCGTTCCTCGGGGTCTTCCTGTTCCTCGACGGCTGGGACTTCGGGGTCGGCGCGATATTCGCCACCCGGGAGGACCCCCGCGAGCGCGAGCAGTGTCTGGCCGCCATCGGTCCCTTCTGGGACGGAAACGAGGTGTGGCTGGTCGTGTTCGGCGGGGCGCTGTTCGCCGCCTTCCCGCCGGTGTACGCCGCGCTGTTCAGCAGGCACTACCTCCTGCTGTTCGGCGTCCTCGGCGCGCTCATCCTCCGGGGACTCGCGCCGGAGATGTACGAACAGCGCCACGACGAGGCGTGGCACCGGTGGTGGGGCCGGGCCTTCGTCGTCGGGAGCGTGGGCGCGCCCCTCCTGCTGGGAATCTTCGTCGGGAACTGGCTTGTGGGCGCGACCGGCCTCGCCCTCACGAGCGTCGTCGTCGGCCTCGCGGTGGTCGCGCTCACCGTCGTCTCCGGGGCGGCGTTCCTCGCGCTGAAGGTCCGCGGCCCCCTCCGCGAGGAGATGGCCCATTACGGGACCCGGGCCGTGGTCGCCTACCTCGCGCTCGTGGTCGTCGCGCTGGCGGGCCTCTGGACGCGGCCCGCGTTCCGGGCCGAACTCCTCACCGGCCCCGCACTCGCGCTGGTCGCGGTTTCGGTGGTACTCGCGGGCGGCTACGCCGTCGCCATCCGACGCGACCGCCGGTACGCCGCGCTCGCGGCGTCCGGCGGTCTCACGGGCGCGCTGGTCGCGCTGGTCGCGTGGCTCCGGTATCCGGTCGTCGACCCGGTGGCGGGCCTGACCGTCGAGTCGGCCATCATCGGGTCGCCAGCGGTCGAACTCCTCACGGTCGGTGCCGCGATACTGATACCGCTGGTGGTGACGTACTTCGCGGTGCTCTACTCGGCGTTCAGCGGGCCGATAGACGCCGAGGAGGCGTACTGA
- a CDS encoding cytochrome ubiquinol oxidase subunit I has protein sequence MVDPVIASRLQFALTTIVHIIFPVMSMGLAPFLVYFTWKEIRTGEALYERLRRFWVKIFALSFAVGTVTGLVLEFEFGTNFAAFSTAAGELFGGPLAVEGMMAFMLEATFLGIFVFGRERVSDRLYFVSSVLVGLGTWLSAVWILIANSWMQTPRGFEMATRGGQPVVLLTDPLAAYANPRFPWMFVHMQNAAVLSVALFMAGVAAYHIYRRRHLDVVDSGNLDAEFWRTTLKVALVVLVITAPFQVVHGDAYGRHVAETQPQKFAAMEAVWETDSYVPEYIIAFPTSVEDLTDPRAKDIFGIGIPGGASWLASGGDPQAEIQGLNEFGEAPPVAIVFWSFRLMVGLGFWFVLLAFWAAYRWYSGELYEDRLLHKALMASSLLGIVAVEVGWVVTEVGRQPWVIQGVMKTDAGVSPNLTGGEATLTLAGFAVAYLGLLGLYTYVVGRLVRRGPEPALPESEREDPTVVESPEASVDD, from the coding sequence ATGGTAGACCCGGTAATCGCCAGCCGACTCCAGTTCGCGCTGACGACCATCGTCCACATCATCTTCCCCGTGATGAGCATGGGACTCGCGCCGTTTCTCGTCTACTTCACATGGAAGGAGATTCGAACCGGCGAGGCGCTCTACGAGCGCCTGCGCCGGTTCTGGGTCAAGATATTCGCGCTGAGTTTCGCGGTCGGCACCGTGACCGGCCTCGTGCTGGAGTTCGAGTTCGGCACCAACTTCGCGGCGTTCTCGACCGCGGCGGGCGAACTGTTCGGCGGGCCCCTCGCGGTCGAGGGGATGATGGCGTTCATGCTGGAGGCGACGTTCCTCGGTATCTTCGTCTTCGGGCGCGAGCGCGTCTCCGACCGGCTGTACTTCGTGTCGAGCGTCCTCGTGGGGCTGGGGACGTGGCTGTCGGCGGTGTGGATTCTGATCGCGAACTCGTGGATGCAGACGCCGCGGGGCTTCGAGATGGCGACGCGGGGCGGCCAGCCGGTGGTCCTGCTGACCGACCCGCTGGCGGCCTACGCGAATCCGCGGTTCCCGTGGATGTTCGTCCACATGCAGAACGCCGCGGTGCTGTCGGTCGCGCTGTTCATGGCGGGCGTGGCGGCCTATCACATCTACCGGCGACGCCACCTCGATGTGGTCGATTCGGGCAACCTCGACGCCGAGTTCTGGCGGACCACCCTCAAGGTCGCGCTGGTCGTGCTCGTGATCACCGCGCCGTTTCAGGTGGTCCACGGCGACGCCTACGGTCGACACGTCGCCGAGACCCAGCCCCAGAAGTTCGCCGCGATGGAGGCGGTCTGGGAGACCGACAGCTACGTCCCCGAGTACATCATCGCGTTCCCGACCAGCGTCGAGGACCTGACCGACCCGCGCGCCAAGGACATCTTCGGTATCGGCATCCCGGGCGGGGCGTCGTGGCTCGCCAGCGGGGGTGACCCGCAGGCCGAAATCCAGGGACTGAACGAGTTCGGCGAGGCCCCGCCGGTCGCCATCGTCTTCTGGTCGTTCCGCCTCATGGTGGGTCTGGGATTCTGGTTCGTCCTGCTGGCGTTCTGGGCGGCCTACCGGTGGTACTCGGGCGAACTCTACGAGGACCGCCTGCTCCACAAGGCGCTGATGGCCTCCTCCCTGCTCGGCATCGTCGCGGTCGAGGTCGGGTGGGTCGTCACCGAGGTCGGCCGCCAGCCGTGGGTGATTCAGGGTGTGATGAAGACCGACGCGGGCGTCTCGCCGAACCTCACTGGCGGGGAGGCGACCCTGACGCTCGCGGGGTTCGCGGTCGCCTACCTCGGCCTGCTCGGCCTCTACACGTACGTCGTGGGACGGCTCGTCCGTCGCGGACCCGAGCCCGCGCTCCCCGAGAGCGAGCGCGAGGACCCGACGGTCGTCGAGTCGCCGGAGGCGAGCGTCGATGATTGA
- a CDS encoding ribbon-helix-helix protein, CopG family, whose product MGNKNKTISFRVNEDSFETLREIAEERDLSLSAVFRDYVDTLVAHDGRVKVVPESEVGEATDGEEFPPTVEVPKSFVREHERLELEAEHLREQLQEHKQYVTHLQKRVESDESVEEVVQLEELDEELDTEETYRLG is encoded by the coding sequence ATGGGCAACAAGAACAAGACGATCTCGTTCCGGGTCAACGAGGACTCCTTCGAGACGCTCCGCGAGATAGCCGAGGAGCGCGACCTCTCGCTGTCGGCGGTGTTCCGCGACTACGTCGACACGCTCGTCGCCCACGACGGCCGGGTGAAGGTCGTCCCCGAGAGCGAGGTCGGCGAGGCGACCGACGGCGAGGAGTTCCCGCCGACGGTCGAGGTGCCCAAGAGCTTCGTCCGCGAACACGAGCGACTCGAACTGGAGGCCGAACACCTCCGCGAGCAGTTACAGGAACACAAGCAGTACGTCACCCACCTCCAGAAGCGCGTCGAGAGCGACGAGAGCGTCGAGGAGGTCGTCCAGTTGGAGGAACTGGACGAGGAACTCGACACCGAGGAGACCTACCGGCTGGGTTAG
- a CDS encoding DUF5814 domain-containing protein, producing the protein MAITDKIYVKNHRQLGSQLETNIPKGAFKGATLDMLFQGENLAQLDDTTQERVLDFAEDFLDCDCQANPYCGCAEKKFMRYLLELREQGLGPEAIVDVMTDDYMVYAYPGDVLSFLDDSVRTLEAVEELADVEDDREMADEARRKKRNLSG; encoded by the coding sequence GTGGCCATCACGGACAAGATATACGTCAAGAACCACCGCCAACTCGGCTCCCAGTTGGAGACCAACATCCCCAAGGGGGCCTTCAAGGGCGCGACGCTCGACATGCTGTTTCAGGGCGAGAACCTCGCGCAGTTGGACGACACGACTCAGGAGCGCGTGCTCGACTTCGCGGAGGACTTCCTCGACTGCGACTGTCAGGCCAATCCCTACTGCGGGTGTGCGGAGAAGAAGTTCATGCGTTACCTGCTCGAACTCCGCGAGCAGGGGCTCGGCCCGGAGGCCATCGTGGACGTGATGACCGACGACTACATGGTGTACGCCTATCCCGGAGACGTGCTCTCGTTTCTCGACGACTCGGTCCGGACCCTCGAAGCGGTCGAGGAACTGGCCGACGTGGAGGATGACCGCGAGATGGCCGACGAGGCCCGCCGGAAGAAGCGGAATCTGTCGGGCTAA